Proteins from a single region of Malassezia restricta chromosome IV, complete sequence:
- a CDS encoding L-lactate dehydrogenase (cytochrome), producing MGKITYEEVSKHNHAKDCWVILYGKVYDLTGFLPEHPGGSGVIVKQAGKDATKLFDTIHPKGTIENSLSPEHCKGDFDSSTLPVEYKKAEEEEERKRKERLAMLPPMSKCLNLGDLELVASKVLSPEAWAYYSSAADDLETYHENRAVFRRIWLRPRILRNVRYVDPSTKILGIPSALPFYITATALGRMGHPDGELNLTRAAAKTGLIQMIPTLSSVSFDEIIDARNQEGGPAQFFQLYVSTDRNVVANMLRRAEETNVKAIFVTVDAPQLGRREQDMRMHFVDEGSNVQGGHVEKRDEGAARAITSFIDPSFDWDDVLWMKRQTRLPILLKGVQTWEDAVQAYEMGLAGVVLSNHGGRQLDFARSGVEVLEEVMRELRKRGSFPNPAFQVMVDGGFRRGTDILKALAMGATAVGIGRPFLYAYSAYGVDGVIHAINLLRDELEMNMRLIGARSIEELVPSMVDLSALHNHTGAVFPKQDQSVLDFMEKSRL from the coding sequence ATGGGCAAAATCACGTACGAGGAAGTTTCGAAGCACAACCATGCTAAGGACTGTTGGGTGATCTTGTATGGAAAGGTATATGATCTTACCGGATTTTTGCCTGAGCACCCTGGCGGTTCTGGCGTGATTGTCAAGCAAGCCGGCAAGGATGCTACGAAGCTGTTTGACACGATTCACCCGAAGGGCACGATTGAGAACAGCCTGTCACCCGAACATTGTAAAGGTGACTTTGACAGCAGCACACTGCCTGTCGAGTACAAGAAGgcggaggaggaggaggaacGCAAGCGGAAAGAACGTCTTGCCATGCTTCCGCCCATGTCGAAGTGCTTGAACTTGGGGGACTTGGAGCTTGTGGCTTCCAAGGTGCTTTCTCCGGAGGCCTGGGCCTACTACTCTTCTGCAGCTGACGATTTGGAGACATACCATGAGAACAGGGCCGTGTTTCGACGAATTTGGCTCCGTCCACGTATCCTGCGAAACGTTCGCTACGTGGATCCGAGCACGAAGATCCTGGGCATCCCGTCGGCGCTTCCATTCTACATCACGGCGACGGCCTTGGGTCGCATGGGACACCCAGACGGTGAGCTCAACTTGACGCGGGCTGCTGCCAAGACGGGCCTGATCCAGATGATTCCCACGCTGTCGTCCGTCTCGTTCGACGAGATCATTGACGCGCGAAACCAAGAAGGTGGGCCGGCGCAGTTCTTTCAGCTGTATGTGAGCACGGACCGGAATGTGGTGGCAAacatgctgcgccgtgccgaGGAGACGAACGTGAAGGCTATCTTTGTCACGGTGGATGCTCCGCAGCTGGGACGTCGTGAGCAGGATATGCGGATGCACTTTGTGGACGAAGGATCCAACGTGCAGggcggccatgtcgagaAGCGTGATGAAGGAGCGGCTCGTGCGATCACGTCGTTCATTGACCCGAGCTTTGACTGGGATGATGTCTTGTGGATGAAGCGCCAGACGCGTCTTCCGATCCTGCTGAAGGGTGTCCAGACGTGGGAAGATGCCGTGCAGGCCTACGAGATGGGTCTGGCCGGCGTTGTGCTGTCGAACCACGGCGGCCGACAGCTTGACTTTGCTCGCTCGGGTGTCGAGGTATTGGAGGAGGTGATGcgtgagctgcgcaagcgTGGCTCGTTCCCGAACCCGGCGTTCCAGGTGATGGTGGATGGTGGCTTCCGTCGGGGCACGGACATTCTGAAGGCCCTTGCGATGGGTGCGACGGCCGTGGGCATTGGCCGTCCGTTCCTGTACGCGTACTCTGCTTATGGTGTGGACGGCGTTATCCACGCGATCAACTTGCTGCGTGATGAGCTGGAGATGAACATGCGGCTCATTGGCGCGAGATCCATCGAAGAACTTGTGCCGAGCATGGTGGACTTGTCCGCCTTGCACAACCACACGGGCGCGGTTTTCCCGAAGCAGGACCAGTCGGTCTTGGACTTTATGGAGAAGAGTCGACTGTAG
- a CDS encoding intracellular protein transport protein USO1: MLHGLDLLRQQYKKYAEQRGLHSSPSATITVLSERLCDPTQSRDNQRATVLSLKSLVRDHADQVSEHALVPLLNWIKTKSNEGDEETLRAAVECCLALCQATSDDPRTRARASQNMSRLLEEKDALLTLLTLLSLSHGFYTRFGALQLLVLLVEHRRLEVQDYVLTAPGGSSSVLQCLEAAPSSSTEIIRNEALLLLPQLVRDNADIQKIVAFEGAFERLLDIIVQEGRIEGGVVVQDALDGLEALLLQNVSNQNYFRETLSIPLLGPLLFYPPPIPPQAPEHTRQEYATHQRAFLLQEWDEQKLTNAQILLRCIRHLIDGQGDGHKSNRLAMCKTGLAEALVQLSMASLAPPALKSDTLHVIAALLRGSREAQEMMSAMVITPVSVRPSTEPGDGLPPMELTWEAPQPAMLRLISMAVRGPIPSADTDMALRVRCAALQAVEALIEQNMDIRMTLWHAFVAAPTPDQTDNDSAGLLLNSVAHLPSTTLVASNKVPQHRFDPYQHLFAATILGYILYGSETSKEFARRVCLNEEGRCVADARVPSATDDDEPATLVHVVVGNLAMALREHADAVRRERAAQISDSNTSADWNKVIVGYLTLLCVWLWQSPPSIADLLSESANLQVLIQPAAQTTGVDPLIQGLSAFVLGTAYEFNALQATSDQSDEVLTRQAMHPILHSRIGADQFSTRIQAVKNDARFAACAPETLEMVGKPQAHTAGRTVSPDIWFTWPFVEFWKDNYVRIQKSILQAPEASAASESEPSAELLDARQRLMTMEAQLARAQADAGMVETLRENLAQAQEAASMAQKEHAASQAAREAAQRELEAAHQVQNTLENEWKAEKDALRAEHALALDAHEKTKAQLASVSADMETLRAQLANNSGTDEAQVAVSQRALEAARQETATEQAHVAHLQLTIQQHDEHVHALQSRVASLEQEVREARAASASSQDDERIKALQMENEDLLVLLDELMQKRKSDKAKMRNAGWDVSDDEDDEDIA, from the coding sequence ATGTTGCATGGGCTGGACCTTCTGCGACAGCAATACAAAAAGTATGCCGAGCAACGGGGCCTCCATTCATCACCATCAGCTACTATCACTGTGCTGAGTGAGCGCCTCTGCGACCCCACCCAATCACGCGACAACCAGCGCGCCACTGTCTTATCCCTGAAATCGCTGGTGCGAGATCATGCGGACCAAGTGAGCGAGCATGCTCTTGTGCCGCTTTTGAATTGGATCAAGACAAAATCGAATGAAGGAGACGAAGAGACGCTCCGTGCAGCCGTGGAATGCTGTCTGGCACTCTGCCAAGCCACTTCCGACGATCCACGCACCAGGGCCCGTGCCTCCCAAAACATGTCGCGCCTACTCGAAGAGAAAGATGCTCTCCTCACTCTTCTCACGCTGTTATCATTATCTCATGGTTTCTATACGCGCTTTGGGGCCTTACAGCTGCTTGTGCTACTAGTGGAGCATCGTCGTCTCGAGGTACAAGATTACGTACTTACGGCTCCAGGCGGATCCAGCTCCGTGCTCCAATGCTTGGAAGCCGCACCCAGCTCTAGCACGGAAATTATTCGAaacgaggcgctgcttctTTTGCCCCAGCTCGTGAGGGACAATGCAGATATTCAGAAGATTGTTGCATTTGAAGGCGCCTTTGAACGCTTACTCGATATCATTGTACAGGAAGGTCGAATTGaaggcggcgtcgtcgtacaGGACGCTTTGGATGGACTGGAGGCACTTCTGCTACAGAATGTATCTAACCAAAACTACTTCCGCGAAACGCTGAGTATCCCTCTCTTGGGCCCGCTCTTGTTTTATCCACCACCGATACCGCCGCAAGCGCCTGAACATACTCGTCAAGAGTATGCGACACATCAGCGTGCATTCTTGCTCCAAGAATGGGACGAGCAAAAGCTGACGAATGCCCAAATTCTCCTCCGATGTATCCGTCACCTAATTGACGGCCAGGGCGATGGACACAAGTCGAATCGGCTTGCCATGTGTAAGACGGGTCTGGCTGAAGCACTGGTGCAGCTGTCGATGGCAAGTCTTGCGCCCCCCGCGCTCAAGTCAGATACCTTGCATGTGATTGCCGCCCTTCTTCGCGGCTCACGCGAGGCTCAAGAGATGATGAGTGCCATGGTGATCACGCCTGTGTCCGTTCGACCATCGACAGAGCCAGGAGATGGACTACCACCGATGGAGCTGACATGGGAAGCTCCTCAGCCCGCGATGCTTCGCCTCATTTCTATGGCTGTTCGTGGTCCGATACCATCTGCGGATACGGACATGGCTCTCCGtgtacgatgcgctgctctCCAGGCCGTCGAAGCTCTGATCGAGCAAAACATGGATATCCGCATGACACTTTGGCATGCTTTTGTTGCTGCCCCAACACCAGATCAGACAGACAACGACTCGGCGGGGCTGCTGCTGAATAGCGTCGCACATCTACCGAGCACCACGCTTGTGGCCTCCAACAAAGTGCCACAGCACCGATTTGACCCATACCAGCACTTGTTTGCTGCTACAATACTTGGCTATATCCTGTATGGAAGCGAGACGTCCAAAGAGTTTGCTAGACGCGTATGTCTCAACGAGGAAGGTCGCTGCGTGGCCGATGCTCGCGTGCCCAGCGCTACAGACGATGATGAACCTGCGACGCTGgtgcatgtcgtcgtgggcAACCTGGCCATGGCCCTTCGTGAACAcgccgatgccgtgcgtcgcgagcgtgcaGCTCAGATCAGCGACTCGAACACCTCGGCTGATTGGAACAAAGTCATTGTTGGGTACTTGACCTTGCTGTGCGTCTGGCTGTGGCAGAGTCCACCGAGTATTGCTGACCTGCTGTCTGAAAGCGCCAATCTACAGGTGCTGATTCAGCCAGCAGCACAAACAACGGGCGTTGACCCTCTGATTCAAGGCTTGTCGGCCTTCGTCCTAGGGACGGCGTACGAATTCAATGCGCTCCAGGCGACGTCTGACCAGTCAGACGAAGTACTTACGCGTCAGGCCATGCACCCCATCCTGCATTCGCGCATTGGCGCCGATCAATTTAGCACCCGCATCCAAGCTGTCAAGAATGATGCCCGATTTGCTGCGTGTGCTCCAGAGACGCTGGAAATGGTCGGTAAACCACAGGCACATACGGCAGGCAGAACGGTGTCACCCGACATTTGGTTTACCTGGCCTTTTGTGGAGTTCTGGAAAGACAATTACGTGCGCATCCAAAAGTCGATTCTTCAAGCTCCCGAGGCCTCGGCGGCATCAGAATCTGAACCGTCCGCGGAactgctcgatgcgcgccagCGTCTTATGACCATGGAAGCACAACTCGCGCGCGCACAAGCTGATGCTGGCATGGTCGAGACGCTCCGCGAGAACCTtgcgcaggcacaggaGGCTGCCTCTATGGCACAGAAGGAACATGCCGCTTCTCAAGCTGCTCGCGAGGCCGCACAACGCGAATTAGAGGCCGCACACCAGGTGCAAAACACTCTCGAGAATGAATGGAAGGCAGAAAAGGATGCATTGCGTGCAGAGCACGCCCTTGCCTTGGACGCTCATGAGAAGACGAAAGCACAACTGGCGTCAGTCAGTGCTGATATggagacgctgcgtgcccAGCTGGCCAACAACAGCGGCACAGATGAAGCACAAGTAGCCGTGTCACAGCGTGCTCTCGAAGCTGCGCGCCAAGAGACTGCTACTGAGCAGGCACATGTGGCTCATCTGCAGCTCACGATTCAGCAGCATGACGAACATGTCCATGCACTCCAATCGCGTGTTGCTAGCTTGGAGCAGGAAGTGCGCGAGGCTCGCGCGGCATCAGCATCGTCACAAGACGATGAGCGAATCAAAGCACTGCAGATGGAGAATGAAGACCTACTCGTGTTACTAGATGAGCTGATGCAAAAGAGAAAGAGTGACAAGGCCAAAATGCGTAACGCTGGCTGGGACGTGagtgacgacgaagatgatGAGGACATAGCCTAA
- a CDS encoding WD repeat protein 59, which produces MAQRTGPGSKTLASAIIDVHQPMGSMSLSPSNQEVVLGSKSGLYVLDLDHLYTPPRFFAYSTPWEVADIQWNPHASRSNWVASTSNQKLVIWNLDRPVRQETSKPPSSHLRSAMLEEVERSYMTPMLQDIQFNAWQGAARSFTGTQSESSQAVERLLDAHSRAITDLNWSPMHPDVIASCSVDTWIRVWDLRMSRHITRPAQSLCSWNASMTQVKWNRRTPHRIATSCDNKILIWDDRFGAVPLGTIEAHHSKVYGIDWSPAARAGSDRLMTCSLDGTIKFWDLDSPSSRKALVQHSRITEPEFTIETPQPVWRARHLPSGHGALSISQRGDTGACMWSYGKKEPQRRFEGHTDHIKEFVVRSSSDSWQLITWSHDQTLRIWPMCSSEPATEQAAAPPPPPTDLPDALCGSQSDSTDYDQDTMRSMTLSRSSLKKRAARTRRIRRAECASELGDVEASHLPTSVHSLPNVCGPPDLDAVHWMAHVRVGGDVHDTDDDHLNTRKPRDMDPSVLPQEILRVNAQYPNILESIDIAHRRCTIAVSGPWHQAGSGALAYLRVMFTFPLAYPLEPPALEMERSTSIPFATRAALYRALVDLIEERAAEHALCLESCVAYLKHGQEASDDHLASTRQTAPVLDSDAHAGDSFMHSYHVVSDAVMQLALRSTDLMDSSLGDLDIVRLMSTNVFGQMRENTN; this is translated from the coding sequence atggcgcagcGAACGGGACCAGGATCCAAGACCCTGGCATCGGCCATCATTGATGTCCACCAGCCGATGGGAAGCATGAGTTTGAGTCCTTCGAACCAAGAAGTCGTCCTTGGCTCCAAATCTGGGCTGTATGTACTGGACCTCGATCACTTGTATACACCGCCTCGGTTCTTTGCCTACAGTACGCCGTGGGAAGTCGCCGATATCCAATGGAACCCACATGCCTCGCGATCGAATTGGGTGGCAAGTACGTCGAACCAAAAGCTCGTGATTTGGAATTTGGACCGGCCTGTACGACAAGAGACATCCAAGCCGCCATCCTCTCATCTACGCTCTGCCATGCTGGAGGAAGTAGAGCGGTCGTACATGACGCCCATGCTTCAAGACATCCAATTCAACGCATGGCAGGGTGCAGCACGTTCATTCACGGGTACACAGAGCGAGTCTTCACaggccgtcgagcgcctcctgGATGCCCATTCACGCGCGATTACGGACTTGAATTGGTCGCCGATGCACCCGGATGTGATTGCTAGTTGCAGCGTCGATACGTGGATCCGCGTTTGGGATCTGCGCATGTCCCGACATATCacgcgtccagcacagtCGCTTTGCTCGTGGAATGCGAGTATGACTCAGGTGAAATGGAACCGGCGCACGCCCCATCGCATTGCGACGTCGTGTGACAACAAAATCCTGATTTGGGACGACCGATTTGGTGCAGTGCCTCTCGGTACGATTGAGGCTCATCACAGCAAAGTATACGGCATCGACTGGAGTCCGGCAGCTCGTGCCGGGAGTGATCGCCTCATGACTTGCTCCCTGGACGGCACCATCAAGTTTTGGGACCTCGACTCTCCATCTTCTCGCAAGGCACTTGTGCAGCATTCACGGATCACCGAGCCCGAATTTACGATTGAAACTCCTCAGCCCGTGTGGCGAGCGCGCCACCTACCATCTGGCCACGGCGCTCTTTCCATCTCTCAACGAGGCGATACCGGGGCATGTATGTGGTCATATGGAAAGAAAGAGCCTCAGCGGCGATTCGAGGGCCATACGGACCACATTAAAGAGTTTGTGGTTCGCTCAAGCAGCGACTCATGGCAGCTCATTACATGGAGTCATGATCAGACGCTGCGTATATGGCCAATGTGCTCGTCGGAGCCAGCGACAGAGcaggcagcagcgccgccgccgccgccgactGATTTGCCTGATGCCTTGTGCGGATCCCAGTCTGACTCCACGGATTATGATCAAGATACTATGCGGTCCATGACTCTTTCGCGTAGCTCCCTGAAGAAGCGAGCCGCCAGGACGCGCCGCATTCGCCGCGCTGAGTGTGCGAgcgagctcggcgatgtCGAAGCGTCTCACCTACCTACATCCGTACACAGCCTTCCAAATGTGTGCGGACCACCGGATCTAGATGCTGTGCACTGGATGGCACATGTCCGCGTTGGTGGTGATGTCCACGATACCGACGACGATCATCTTAATACACGCAAGCCGCGTGACATGGACCCGAGTGTACTTCCTCAGGAAATCTTGCGTGTGAATGCCCAGTACCCCAATATTCTTGAATCGATCGACATCGCACACCGACGCTGCACGATCGCTGTCAGCGGGCCATGGCACCAGGCAGGCAGTGGTGCGCTAGCATACCTGCGTGTCATGTTCACGTTTCCCCTGGCCTACCCGCTCGAGCCACCGGCTCTTGAAATGGAGCGCAGTACCAGTATCCCGTTCGCGACGCGAGCAGCTTTATAccgtgcgctcgtggacTTGATCGaggagcgtgccgccgagcatgcgctgtgcctcgagTCGTGCGTTGCCTACCTCAAGCATGGCCAGGAAGCCAGCGATGACCATCTCGCGTCTACGCGCCAGACAGCACCCGTGCTGGACAGCGATGCTCACGCAGGCGACTCCTTCATGCATTCCTACCATGTGGTGTCGGACGCTGTcatgcagctcgcgctgcgctcgacTGATCTGATGGACTCGTCTTTGGGCGATCTCGACATTGTGCGCCTTATGAGCACCAATGTCTTCGGCCAGATGCGAGAGAATACGAATTGA
- a CDS encoding tyrosine-protein phosphatase 2/3, with protein MCADPHKRTSEAQLAKSGQDSRVDSSGTAANASTTEPGYFELRHHVPETPATPGVSNHAWTSLLPSSELPAPKTPSSHSAPVFPLPATLMAPRITPRLLSPTSSQVAARTADMKQYLSLDPEMLLKLLQKRPILQHPIPEHVLILDIRPTTAFVRAHLRDSTNVCAPTTLLRRSEFTIERLEEQILDEGPEKETFQQWRSYTDAPSRISWIVALDTDSTKPTSIGRSSAGGGGPSLLGLLRKFDVAGYKGTLCWVRGGFHAIMALAESAEFIEHDTTKSPSYIPHAMRHRGLTLDAFRRASTVDAGLGGTDRLQAANPFFDNIRQNMELSCGITDIVPLDLDLDEAQLERMPRFVRDLAKMESSVRARHLAELFFSIEKSEQQRLQNIMQRHSQESSSVHSKVPRAPVHVSQSALFPLLPSTHELSEDAFPLSITAALERGHDHRYRNFWPFEHSRVKFEQPTKDAEYINASYVNPLRAWGDHHVYIATQAPMPSTFGAFWRVVWEHKSPAIIMVARERESGRLQCDDYWSLTRIGPFQMRIMSERAISQAELDSREDRADSISPHQAPVVLRRTIELLHSQHPDEPAHIVRQYQFLAWPDHSVPDKPDSLLGLMRLVHADTASNRDAPTIVHCSAGIGRTGTHILVDAVSTFLHRVRHLVDKEATSPQVEYWESPNDLIYEALMVMREQRMSTVETVRQYVFAYKAVIASLLPPSVP; from the coding sequence ATGTGTGCCGACCCACATAAAAGgacgagcgaggcgcagctggctAAGTCAGGGCAGGATTCTCGAGTCGACTCGTCTGGGACAGCGGCGAACGCATCGACGACCGAGCCTGGGTACTTTGAGCTTCGGCATCACGTACCCGAGACACCGGCTACGCCTGGCGTGTCCAATCATGCGTGGACGAGCCTTCTTCCTTCCTCGGAGCTGCCGGCTCCCAAGACGCCGTCTTCCCATTCCGCGCCTGTATTCCCACTCCCTGCAACATTAATGGCCCCACGCATAACCCCAAGGCTCTTGTCGCCAACGTCATCTCAGGTcgccgcgcgcacggccgacaTGAAGCAGTACTTGTCACTGGATCCAGAAATGTTGTTGAAGCTACTGCAAAAGAGACCTATCCTTCAACATCCTATACCAGAGCATGTCCTCATTCTGGATATCCGCCCCACCACCGCTTTTGTGCGCGCGCATCTTCGGGATAGCACGAATGTTTGTGCTCCTACAACGCTTTTGCGCCGCTCTGAGTTCACGATTGAACGGCTTGAGGAGCAAATTTTGGATGAGGGGCCTGAAAAGGAGACATTTCAGCAATGGCGTTCCTATACCGACGCACCTTCTCGGATCAGTTGGATTGTTGCGCTCGATACCGATTCGACCAAGCCAACATCCATCGGTCGCTCCAGTGCAGGGGGCGGTGGTCCATCGCTTCTTGGTTTGCTGCGCAAGTTTGATGTCGCCGGTTACAAAGGCACGCTGTGCTGGGTCCGTGGTGGCTTCCATGCCATTATGGCGCTTGCAGAGTCGGCAGAGTTCATCGAGCACGATACCACAAAGTCTCCATCATATATCCCACATGCCATGCGGCACCGAGGTCTGACGCTAGATGCATTTCGCCGTGCCAGCACGGTCGATGCCGGGCTCGGTGGCACGGACCGGCTGCAGGCGGCGAACCCATTCTTCGATAATATCCGGCAAAACATGGAATTATCGTGCGGTATCACCGATATTGTACCCTTAGATCTTGATCTTGACGAGGCTCAACTTGAACGCATGCCGCGTTTTGTGCGAGACCTCGCGAAGATGGAGTCTTCCGTCCGCGCACGTCACTTGGCGGAGCTGTTTTTTTCGATTGAAAAGTCTGAGCAGCAAAGACTTCAAAATATCATGCAACGCCACTCGCAAGAGTCATCTTCTGTCCACTCCAAGGTGCCTCGTGCCCCCGTACACGTATCGCAAAGCGCCTTATTCCCCTTGTTACCCAGTACGCATGAATTATCAGAGGATGCCTTTCCGTTGAGTATCACGGCGGCCTTGGAGCGTGGGCACGATCATCGATACCGAAACTTTTGGCCGTTTGAGCACAGTCGCGTCAAGTTTGAACAACCAACGAAGGATGCTGAGTACATAAACGCTTCCTACGTGAACCCCTTGCGTGCCTGGGGTGATCACCACGTCTATATTGCAACGCAGGCACCGATGCCATCGACTTTCGGTGCATTTTGGCGCGTAGTTTGGGAGCACAAGTCACCTGCGATTATCATGGTCGCTCGTGAACGTGAATCAGGTCGCCTGCAATGCGACGACTATTGGAGCCTCACACGTATTGGACCTTTTCAGATGCGCATCATGTCCGAGCGTGCTATATCCCAGGCTGAGCTGGATAGTCGTGAGGACCGAGCTGACTCGATATCCCCACACCAGGCACCTGTGGTGCTACGTCGCACGATCGAGTTGCTTCACAGTCAGCACCCCGATGAGCCAGCCCACATTGTGCGGCAGTACCAGTTCCTGGCATGGCCGGATCACAGCGTGCCTGACAAGCCAGATTCCCTGCTTGGGTTGATGCGTCTTGTGCACGCCGATACAGCATCCAATCGCGATGCACCGACCATCGTGCACTGCTCGGCTGGTATTGGACGTACAGGCACTCATATTTTGGTGGATGCCGTCAGCACCTTTCTCCACCGAGTGCGTCACTTGGTGGACAAGGAGGCGACGTCCCCCCAGGTCGAATATTGGGAGAGTCCCAATGACCTCATCTATGAGGCACTGATGGTGAtgcgtgagcagcgcatgagcaCTGTCGAAACGGTTCGGCAGTATGTCTTTGCCTACAAAGCCGTCATTGCCTCGCTCCTTCCTCCCTCTGTACCATAG